ACAACCGACACTGCAGCAGGAAGTGATTCTGGCGCGCATGGAGCAGATACTTGCCAGTCGGGCTTTAACCGATGACGAACGCGCACAGCTTTTATATGAGCGCGGAGTGTTGTATGATAGCCTCGGTCTACGGGCACTGGCGCGAAATGATTTTTCACAAGCGCTGGCTATCCGACCGGATATGCCTGAAGTATTCAATTACTTAGGCATTTACTTAACGCAGGCGGGCAATTTTGATGCCGCCTATGAAGCGTTTGATTCTGTACTTGAGCTTGATCCAACTTACAATTATGCGCATTTGAATCGCGGTATCGCCCTCTACTACGGCGGTCGTTACCGGTTAGCGCAAGATGATCTGCTGGCGTTTTATCAAGACGATCCCAATGATCCATTCCGCAGCCTGTGGCTTTACGTTGTAGAACGTAAGCTGGATGAGAAGCAGGCGAAAGCGTCTTTGCGTACCCGGTTGACGAAATCGGACAAAGCGCAATGGGGATGGAACATTGTTGAATTCTACCTGGGCGACATGAGTGAGCAATCACTGATGGAACGTCTCAAGGCGGATGCTACGGATAACACCTCGCTCGCTGAGCATCTCAGTGAAACCAACTTCTATTTAGGTAAGTACTA
This Shimwellia blattae DSM 4481 = NBRC 105725 DNA region includes the following protein-coding sequences:
- the nlpI gene encoding lipoprotein NlpI — its product is MKPFLRWCFVATAITLAGCSNHSSWRKNEVLAVPLQPTLQQEVILARMEQILASRALTDDERAQLLYERGVLYDSLGLRALARNDFSQALAIRPDMPEVFNYLGIYLTQAGNFDAAYEAFDSVLELDPTYNYAHLNRGIALYYGGRYRLAQDDLLAFYQDDPNDPFRSLWLYVVERKLDEKQAKASLRTRLTKSDKAQWGWNIVEFYLGDMSEQSLMERLKADATDNTSLAEHLSETNFYLGKYYLSLGDKDSASALFKLAVANNVHNFVEHRYALLELALLGQEQDDLAESDQQ